The Aeromicrobium phoceense genome includes the window GCGCGCTCGCGGTGCGGGTCGCCGGCACCAGGGCGCCGTACGCGGCGTCCACGAAGCAGTCGTCCGCGGTCACCGTGCGAGCCGGTGCCCTGCGCGCCGGCACGCCGAGGATCTCCGGCACGCCGAAGGCCGGGAAGCGCCTCGTGGTGAAGCGCGGCACGTGGACCGCGGGCACGACGGTCCGCTACCGCTGGTACGTCGGCGGCAAGGCGGTCCGGGGCGCGACGAAGTCGTCGTTCGTCCTGCAGAGGAAGCACCGCGGCAAGAAGGTGACCGTCAAGGTCACCGGAAGCAAGGCGGGCTACGCCTCCGTGACCCGGACCGCGAAGGCGGTCAAGGTCAGGCGGAAGTGAAGTGGTGCGGGGCGTGCCGGCTCGAGGGCCGGCACGTCCCGCTCCGTCGGGTGTGCGGCGTGTGGGCGCAGCCCGTAGCGTCGAGGACATGACGGTTCCCACGCTCACGCTCAACAACGGTGTCCAGATCCCGCAGTTCGGCTACGGCACCTGGCAGGTCCCGCCGGAGACGGCCCAGGACCGGGTGACCGAGGCGCTCGACCTCGGCTACCGCCACATCGACACGGCCCAGATGTACGGCAACGAGGCCGGCGTCGGTGCGGCGATCGCCGCGTCCGGCCTGGCCCGCGACGAGGTCTTCGTCACCACGAAGCTCAACAACAACCGGCACGACCCGGCCGTCGTCGCCGGCTCCCTCGACGAGTCGCTGGAGAAGCTCCAGCTCGACCGGGTCGACCTCTTCCTCATCCACTGGCCGCTGCCGACCACCGACATCGACTTCGTCGACACATGGCGCGCGATGGAGGAGGTCTACTCCGCCGGCAAGGCGCGCGCGATCGGCGTCTCCAACTTCCAGCCCTCGCACCTGCGCCGCGTCGTGCAGGAGGGCACGGTCGTCCCGGCCGTCAACCAGGTCGAGATCCACCCCTACTTCACCCAGGACGACCTGCGCGCGGTGAACGCCGAGCACGGCGTGGCGACCGAGGCCTGGTCGCCCCTCGCGCAGGGCCAGGTGTTCGACGACTCCGCCCTGCAGGCC containing:
- a CDS encoding aldo/keto reductase; its protein translation is MTVPTLTLNNGVQIPQFGYGTWQVPPETAQDRVTEALDLGYRHIDTAQMYGNEAGVGAAIAASGLARDEVFVTTKLNNNRHDPAVVAGSLDESLEKLQLDRVDLFLIHWPLPTTDIDFVDTWRAMEEVYSAGKARAIGVSNFQPSHLRRVVQEGTVVPAVNQVEIHPYFTQDDLRAVNAEHGVATEAWSPLAQGQVFDDSALQAIAASTGRSVSQVVLRWHLQRGDIVFPKASSVDRLKQNFDVFDFELSPADMGAISALDAGRRIGPDPDTMNWIPKD